The region CCAGACTTAGCCATGGCACCAAAAGAAGTACCACTTAAATCGAAATGAACCGACTCTGAAACACAGCCGGGGCATTCATCTGTGATTACTACGGTCGCAGGGTTTCCCGAACAGGCTGAATTACTCGTGCATTTTACCTGAAATATACGTACACACTGCCATTAATGATAATATTGAAACCCTTTGCATGAGAGAGTAGTCTTACTGCACCTCATAACAGGCACCGCATCCTTTGCCAGATTTGTACAGAGAAGGGCCTCCAGCCGATACCAATGACGAAAATGGAGCTTGCGACACACTTCCTCCATAGCCACAAGATCCACCTACattcatacacacaaaatggttAAACTTGAAGAAATAATCAAACAAAAAACATTAGTGTAAATGGTGACAATCATTGCCCATGCTAGTCATTACCATCACTTCCAGCCCCTGTGGGGCTGCCATACCATGTAGCGCCGGCTGGGGACCAATCATACTCAGATGCTGCCAATGAGACATTAAGGAGCTTAGGGTAGAATCCAAAGCAACCGTTAAATAAAACTGAAAATGTGACTCCAAAAGCTAAGAGGGAGCACATGTTTCCAAGAGTAGTGAAAGCCATGAACACAAACTTCGATCCAAGAAATTAGCTAGTAGGTAGCAGAGAAGTTTTAAGTTGGGTGATGGCTCTAGCATAGAACTACTAGGAATTTATAGAGCCAAGCGTAGTGCATGGTTTCTAATGCAACCACTTAGAAAATGACACGTGTAATAACAATGGAGGATTGAAGCATTATTTTCTTCTGGGACAAGTCAAAAGGAAGATCCTTGAGATACGAAATAAGTAATAAACTATACTGCTTGATTAGACTTTTTGTAAGGGATTTTTATAAAAAGATTAgtaagaaataaaaattttggttaaataatataaaagattTTGAAGATATCAGGTAGAATAGGCGGCACCATTGCTTTTACTAAGATTAAAAGTGACATAAATACTAAACATAAAAGATAAGAATTTTGTATTATGTTCACAagttattaattaattcaaaggATCTATTGTGAAAATGATGTATGTCGGGAAGTTTGCAtgtatttatatttcatatacacTGTAATACAGAAGCAATAATGTTGTTTCATTTTCATGTTAGATATACCCTACTAAGGTTATACTTTGTTTATTAGTATACTCTGCATTAGCTTTTATTGAAGTCAGTTAAAATGATGTACACCATATAGCATATTAACAGAGTCCAACATGGATAGATGAGTCAGATTTCGTTGTTTCCGAGCTTGGCTGCCCCAATCTGATTTTTAAAGTATTCTTTGTGTTTTTATACCCTTTGATATTCAATATTTACTTTATGTAGTAGAAAGAATAGCTATATTGTATTTAGGGGTGTGCAAGTTTCGGGTAAATttgaattaattcggttaaccgaattaattcggtcagggttggttaataaatttttagaagttcggttaacggttcaaaatcggtcggttaaccaaattcaataaataatattataatatataattatttagtcggttcggttaattttttggaaatataaattaatcggtcggttaagttggttaattttttatatgttttatacttgttttaaccaaaaataatatatatataaatttcggttaaccgaccgaattaaccaaaaaaattcggttcggttaaatttttttaaaaaaattttggttcgatTAACGGTTAAGAGTTTAAAAGAttcagttaattcgattaataGTAGTTCGGGTCGATTAACCTATTGAACACCCctaattgtatttaaatgaaaTAGATAAAACTTATTACGACTTATGCAAGTAAATATTGACAAAACGTTTTTTGTGTCCCATGCACGGTTTGtgtaataaagttaggacccagtCGCCCGCAAGCGGTTATGTCACTAGGACGGTTATCACGTGCCCCACGTTAGCAATAGATATATAGGTCCGTTTAAGAAGTTTAATTGCTTCTTCCGGTAAAAATACCACGGCAGCTCCAATGCTATATCTCATATTGTACTATAGTCCTTTTTATAAGTCAAATGGTCCTTTATACGTAGGATGAACTGAGCGAATGGCTTTTTACCATTTGCCCACTACTATTTTATTTACAGAAAATTGGCCCTCAAtgaaatattcataaaaatttaaaaaattttaaagagcataaataaatattgaaattagccAGCTGAAttgctattttttttattcttagcTAGCTCTCCTTCCACCAAATATTAATACTTGTAAAGGCAGCATATAAATATATGCAGTCACCCTTTTCAGTTTAATTCGAAATCAACCTCAGTTCAAGCCAACTATGAGCTTATATCTTATATAATTTTATGACGTGTTTTTCTTGTTTAAAAATTACACACAAATCTACAATTTAATCAAACAGTGGTTCAAGTAAActcttataatttttgaatttttttttaaaaatagattttttaatGTGAATAGTTTTTATTTATGACTTTGTACCGTTTCATATAAGATAAAAATATGATGACAATTAGCAATGAAAGGTTCAAATAAAAAAGTTAGAGGCAAATTGGATAAAAGTGTAAAGATGTTGGAATGTGAATAGAGGGAGTGCAGTTTTCCCTCGTCTTATCGTACATTAATTCAGTCTGAGTCCCCCCCTAATTCAAGGAAATACACTTAATTAACTTCCAATTAAAAATCCCAAGTCGCACAAGATTTGCGGCTTTGAAAGGCAAGGCAACGGAAAAACATGTTCGTTAATTTTGCCGTTGATGATGGTTACGAGCCGTTGAACCATCCAAATCCAACGGTCCAGGAAATTGTATTATTCAAATACGACGGCACGTAATATTTGGCGGGGATTTTGGGgcttgttaaaatttaaaaagaaaagaaagaaacggTGACAAGGAGTGATTGTGATCCAATGCTTTGTTTTACATGGAAATTTGCTTCAATAAAACAATGGAGTTTATTTTAATGGCTCACATGGTGAATCCTTAATTCCGATTAGGGATACACGTGGCCTTCACTTTCATGCTCAACATATATACTTGGAAACCATTCTAGTttgaattaaaattcatttatttacttttatcttCTCCAAACAAATCtttacaatttcaaattaatcatattattaattaatgGGTTTGAATtgtatttacaatttattcatttaataaaatataatgtaaatattttttaactcaaatttattattttcatttcgaATTAATTTGAGATTATAGAAAACCTAGTTAATAAAGACGTACTTGGCAATGAGTGCggttatagaaaaaaaaattattgtaaaaagtaaaagtaaataaGGTTCAAAGTTATGATAGCGTATAAGACAATTAAGGTAATTATGGAAGGAAAATATtgggcaaaataccaaaaaaagataattttttcttcaatttaccgaaatgggcccggtattttattatttaccagaaTGAGCCATTTTCCCCTAAATTGCGTctacgtcagcgcgatgtcaggggataTGCCAGGAAatcgtgtccacgtcagcgcgctttgctgacgtggcaacaaatcgcatCATTTGAAgtgcgatttgtgtccacgtcagcaaagcgcgctgacgtggacacgatTTCCTGGCACGTAGCGCGCCCCTGGGGACGCGATTTCGCCGTGTTTCCCACCTTAGGGTTTTTAAGGTTTTTGgagaaaaaagtaaacaaataagggattagggtttagggtttcgtaattaaattaattaaaatttattcaaaattggattacgtttcgtgtttatgggtttttaagataaaatcaaaGCAGGATGATTTATCAGAAGGATTTTTGAAGCCGCGCCCACGtgtacgcgcttttgctacagtaggtcctagAAAAATAATTTCGACTTGACGCTTCTAAGCAAATAGtttaaaaacgcttcaagcaggatgctttataagaagaatttgtgaaatcgcgccctcgtggacgcgcttttgctacagttggtcctggaagaaataatttcgagttgacgttttttagcaaatagttttaaaaaacgcttcaagcagaaTGCTTTATAAGAAGAATTTGTGAAGTCGCGCCCacatggacgcgcttttgctacagtaggtcctgaaaaaataatattgagttgacgtttctgagcaaatagtataaaacaaCGCTGCAAGCAgcatgctatttgagaagaatttgtgaaatcgcgtcctcgtggacgcgcttttgctacagtaggtcctagaaaaataatttcgacttgatgtttctgagcaaatagtataaaatcgcttctagcaggatgctttatgagaagaatttgtaAAATCGCGCCCACGtagacgcgcttttgctacagtagcatgtttaGGTTGAGGCTATAAATAAGGCAAAAAAATGTTCTGAGATtgcataagtcacagcagaaacaatttagagaggctaagaaggttagagtttcaaatatgagtgaacgtattagtgttgttatttactacgatggtgaggtttgccacaccgagaatggtgttatttttttgtcggagaatacggtgcgactggtttttaaccagaacatagatttgacagaacttcgtaaaagaattaggcataaaattttcggaacaacgccaatgaaagttctgtctattacgTATTGATTCTGTTCCTCTGTTGAtctggtgacatatgactcgttcgacatataAGATGCTCGTAGCttagaggcaatggtgcagacttaTCTTActagtggagcaccttatattgagttatatgtacaatttacatcgccaaatgatgtacttgcgaccggtgttcgagatgtatacacgacccctggccgacatTCGGTTAGCAGGTTAGAAAACACGGAACAacccatgtttggtagcggtgtTAAATGTACATCCCCCGCAAGATACTCTGTCGGTGGATGAGACATGTACGTCAgtggctcgatgtttgatgctaGAAATACGTACTGGAGAacggcatcaagttctagtggttggcaatctacatccaattggggacatTATGAAATGCCCAAAAGAAGGGATAATATACTCCCTACAacgtcaaccggtgaggggacctcgtacgctatagatgattgtgggttagaagatgactccgatgtggatctacctcgagagcccgggcccgatggtgcagaaattggcttattttctgaatcgAAACCTATTCCAACAGAATCTAAAGATGttgaaaggagttcagatgaagaagaaaatccacgattcagagtatactcacctccagcccacatacATAATGTCGAACtgtctgcagatgatgcgttagagtttccagatctaccacaccggttgcgtgatcgtacaagttcaggGCTAGATttgggtgaatttgaagttggtaatcagtttaccaacaaggatagttttattggtgctttgaaacaacatagcatcaaaaacggcgttaactaccacgtcgttaaatccaaatctgataagtttgaggggAAGTGTACGGTGCAAGAtgacacatgttcatggaaaatctacgcttcgttaaggaaaaggacagggttgtgggagattaaaaagtacaaaggtctacatacatgtgctgcaggtacagtattgacggtatctgaataatacttttattatataatgttgcattatttaatgtactctgTTTATAaatgtttcacaagatcatccgaAGATGGATTCAACTATGTTAGCCAGCTTAATACTGCCCATGATAAAAGTAGATGctaggacttcagtgccggtgttaattgccaatatccgtagccaaatagggtacacgccctcttatcgcaaggcttggatagctaagcaaaaggcgttggagaatatgcatagtgggtgggacgcctcatataatgaaatatggcagtggtgtcaagtgctagagagatacgtctcaggtgccatcacagaccttgaaacagAACGcgcgtactacaacggccgattgctacgtggatgccaagtgttcaaacgcctgttttggacctttaagtaatgccgagacgcatttccatactgtAAGCCATtagtacaaattgacggtacctttgtGTTTAGTAGGTATACTCATTggctattgcttgcagtggcacaggatggcggtaagagaattcttccaattgcatttgcaataacaccgggggagtcgtctaATGATTgtgatttctttctctctaggttaaggaggcatgtgtgcccccaacctgatatctgtgttatttcagatcggggcaccagtatactagctgcatttgattgacagggaagcttatggcagtacacacaccatcgatattgcctaagacacgttgcttccaactactacaggtaatatccatctaagagcgaacgacgaTAAGTGACCAACATGGTATTTAGtttatatctgtgttatttcgtttaccaatttgaattagttttattggtataagtggtatgtaatattcgctatgaacttatattgggaaggtatgaaataaataaaaacagttTTCACGAGATGGTGGCAACTTTACCTTCAATTAACGGAGAAGGGGCGAACTACTTTTGTAACATAcatttcgaacagtgggcacaagtaTACGACgacggcctacgatatggccatataaCGCCAAActtggctgaatgcataaattttgttcttaaaggaacgcgtcatctaccgataacatcggttgtgcgagagacatattttcgtttggcagcgctatttccaaagcgagtagcaagttatgcaggccagatgcagggaggacatgtatggtgcagtaaggtagtttaagaaattaacaaggccaaggcgcgagcaaacaccatgcacacagtgtgtcacgatcgagacaacttatggtttcgcgtgacagtGTTTGACAAACCGCACCAAGGTGTTATT is a window of Gossypium hirsutum isolate 1008001.06 chromosome D08, Gossypium_hirsutum_v2.1, whole genome shotgun sequence DNA encoding:
- the LOC107900833 gene encoding putative expansin-B2, with translation MAFTTLGNMCSLLAFGVTFSVLFNGCFGFYPKLLNVSLAASEYDWSPAGATWYGSPTGAGSDGGSCGYGGSVSQAPFSSLVSAGGPSLYKSGKGCGACYEVKCTSNSACSGNPATVVITDECPGCVSESVHFDLSGTSFGAMAKSGQAEKLRDAGVLQIQYRKVECNYPGTTIAFHVDAGSNPNYFATLIEYEDGDGDLASVDLKQALDTDTWQAMQQSWGAVWKLDAGSRLRAPFSIKLTSLDSRNTIVATGVIPAGWEPGKTYRSVVNFKV